TTGCCTTTTTCGCAACAGCTACCGCTTCTCTCGGGAATACCTCCCATTCATCCATGGTAGGGAGGAGATGATCTTCACGGAGCCCCTTATCCTCTGCGCATTTTGCAAGCTCAACCGCAGCGGCAATACACATCTCATCGGTGATCGTTGTCGCCATAACATCGAGAGTACCCCTGAATATTGCGGGAAACCCAACAGAGTTGTTGACCTGGTTGGGAAAGTCGCTTCTCCCGGTAGCCACTACCCGTGCCCCTGCCTCTTTTGCATCCCATGGCCACATCTCGGGTATCGGGTTCGCGCAGACAAAGACGATACCGTTGTCCGCCATGGTGCTGATCCACTCTTTCTTGATCGTATCGGGCCCTGGTTTTGAAAGGGCGATTACCACGTCCTGGCCTTTTATTGCTTCTTCCATATCGCCATCCCTGTTTTCTGCATTCGTTATCTGGCAGAATTCCATCTTCTCTTTATGGGTGGGCTTGATATCATCCCTCTTTCTGTTAAGGATACCCTTACTGTCAACAACGATGAATTTCTTCGGGTCAGCGCCCGCCTTAATGATCATTTTGGTGATACAAACGTTGGCAGCCCCTATTCCGATCATGGTGATCTTCACGTCTTCCATCTTCTTCCCCACAACCTTCAAGGCGTTGATCAGCCCTGCCAATGTAACCGCTGCAGTTCCCTGCTGGTCATCGTGCCATACCGGGATGGGGGCCTCTGCCCGTAACCTTTCGAGGATATAAAAACATTTTGGGTTTGCAATATCCTCAAGGTTTATTCCGCCAAAGGTCGGGCACAGGTATTTGACGGTCTTGATGAATTCGTCAGGGTCTTTTGTGTCAAGACAGATCGGGAAGGCATCCACTCCACCGAGGTACTTGAAGAGGAGTGCCTTTCCTTCCATGACAGGAAGCCCCGCCATGGGCCCTATGTCGCCGAGACCGAGTACGCGTGTCCCGTCTGTAACGATCCCCACCATATTTGCCTTGTTTGTATGGTCATAAACCCTGTCCGGATTTTGCTGTATGTCCTTGCAGGGTTCTGCGACGCCAGGCGTATACCATATGGCAAAGTCATTGATATCCCTGATAACACATTTCGGTATCACCTCGATCTTACCCTTATAGTAAGGGTGCATCTTCATGGCATCCTGAGCCGGCTTTTTTGCCTTCGCAAGAAGCTCTTCCTTTGTTACTTTAGAATCACTCATAACTCCTCCCCTCCTCAATAATTAAGCGACATTTGACTGCCAAAAGACATTCTATAAAGAATTCAGGAAAAATGGAACGAAAATTTGAAAAATGTTTGAGAAAGCGTGAGACGATAAATCCTGTGAAATGTAAAAAGTGAAAGGTGAAAAGACGACTTACGGGTGTTCTATGTTTTTCGATATACGATATACGAAATACTATATACGAGTATGCTATTCACTGCCCTTTCTGTTCAACGCCTTATCTATCCTCAAAATACCCAGGAATATAAGGAAAACACCAAGGGCGAGGATATACCGCAAGGGCAGCATTCTGGGCGTAAACCTCTCTATGAAAGATCTTGTGTCCTTTGTCCCTTCCGTCTTTGGCTTTTCTGTCTCCGGCTTTATACCCGCTTCACGCTTTTCAGGGTCAACCCCCTGTAACGGTATTCCGGTTTCGTATACGTTCCTGAGAATTCCCTTTTGCTGTTCATAACCCGTTACAAAAGGCAGCGACAGAAGGGGTATGCATATACCTATCACGATGAGAATAACACCTCTTTTTTTCTCTTTTTCCATACGACCCCTCTGGAATTTGTACCATATAAGTGTTCTGAAAAAAATAATATTTACCAAAATTTTCAATAAACCTTATAAAAAAACCGCCGCTGTGTGCTGCCGGAAAAATGTCGTTGTCCCTTTCTTCACAACCTTGACAAAAACACCATTATCGTTTAATCTATAATTTAGCGGGCCCATAGCTCAGCTGGAAGAGCCACCGGCTCATAACCGGTAGGCCCCTGGTTCGAACCCAGGTGGGCCCAAATAATGTATATGGAACGAAAATATCTCAAAACAGATATTAAAACTTTTTTTAAAGGGGGTGGCCATAGGGTCACCCCCTTTAAAATTTTGGAGGTCGCACTTGGAGCATGAACTCGGCACCCTTTACGAAGCACAAAAGATAGAATTACAGATCATAGAAAAAGAAACAAAACTGCATACAGCACCAAAGAAACTAAATGAAATGGATGAGGAACTGAAACAGTTAAAAGAAAGATTGGAAAAAGAAAAGGTGATCTTTGAGGAACTGGAAAAAGAACGGAGAAAAAAAGAAAAGGAACTGGATGCTGACAAGGACAAGATCAAAAAGATCGAATCAAAGCTCTACGAGGTAAAAACAAACAAAGAATACCAGGCCCTGTTAAAAGAGATAGAAGCTGCAAAAGCGACAAACGACAAGACAGAAGAAGATATCCTCACGCTTATGGAAAAGATTGAGGAACTTAAAAAGGATTACGAATCATCACAGACAAGACTCCAGAAACGC
This sequence is a window from Syntrophorhabdaceae bacterium. Protein-coding genes within it:
- a CDS encoding C4-type zinc ribbon domain-containing protein, encoding MEHELGTLYEAQKIELQIIEKETKLHTAPKKLNEMDEELKQLKERLEKEKVIFEELEKERRKKEKELDADKDKIKKIESKLYEVKTNKEYQALLKEIEAAKATNDKTEEDILTLMEKIEELKKDYESSQTRLQKRGKDIEIEKARLDTEIQSMDKVIGELRTQRDNLLSVVNNELRLKYNMLKGKRGGVAITNVKNGVCLGCFMNIPPQLFIEVTKNKKLIQCPSCNRILYFTEAE
- a CDS encoding NADP-dependent malic enzyme, producing MSDSKVTKEELLAKAKKPAQDAMKMHPYYKGKIEVIPKCVIRDINDFAIWYTPGVAEPCKDIQQNPDRVYDHTNKANMVGIVTDGTRVLGLGDIGPMAGLPVMEGKALLFKYLGGVDAFPICLDTKDPDEFIKTVKYLCPTFGGINLEDIANPKCFYILERLRAEAPIPVWHDDQQGTAAVTLAGLINALKVVGKKMEDVKITMIGIGAANVCITKMIIKAGADPKKFIVVDSKGILNRKRDDIKPTHKEKMEFCQITNAENRDGDMEEAIKGQDVVIALSKPGPDTIKKEWISTMADNGIVFVCANPIPEMWPWDAKEAGARVVATGRSDFPNQVNNSVGFPAIFRGTLDVMATTITDEMCIAAAVELAKCAEDKGLREDHLLPTMDEWEVFPREAVAVAKKAMEQGVARLKIDEKELFRMAEMKIRRARDEVGILMEKGIIAPYKE